The Terriglobia bacterium DNA window TCAAGGCGTATGCCGGTCTGCTGCTTGCGGTCAAACAGCAACACGTCGCCGAGGAAGCGCTCAAGACCTCGCAGTCCATCCTCGACCGCAGCCGGGCCCAGGTTCAAGCCGGAATGGCGGTGGAAAGCGATCTCCTCAGCGCGCAGGTGAACCATGCTGCGCGGCAGGAGGAATTGATTCTCGCGCGCAATGCGGTGGCGCTGGCGCGAGCACAGCTCAACCTTGAGATGGGCATTTCACCCGATACGCCATTCGAACCTGCCGATCTGCTAGCGGAGAAGCCACTGCCGGTTGCCAGCCTCGACGAACTGGAAAAACGCGCCCTCGAGCAGCGTCCCGACCTGCGGGGACTGACCATGCGGCAGGCAGTTCAGGCCGACGGCGTGCGTGCTGCCAAGGCATCGTTCGGACCGCGGTTGAACGTCATCGCCGACTGGCAACTCGACAACCCGCAATTCGCCGGCGGCGGCGGCAACAACTGGATGGCCGGATTTGAGCTCCAGGTCGATGTTTTCGACGGAGGCGCCAAGCGCGCGCGCCTCGCGCGTGAGCACGCACTGAAGAGCCGCATTGACGCGCTGCATGAGGCGGCGGCCAACGACATTCGCCTTGAAGTCCGCAGGGCCTATCTCGACTTCGACACCGCCCGGCAGCAGGTCGAGGTGGCGCGCGCTGCCGCGGGCCAGGCGCAGGAGAGCCTGCGTATCGGACAAAACCGCTATGAAGCCGGCTTGAGTACCATCACCGACCTGCTCCGCATGCAGGAAGCAGCTCTGCGTGCGCAAACCGATTCCTGGCAGTCGTTGTACCGGCTGCAAACCAGCTACGCCGGCCTGGAGTTGGCGACCGGCGCGTTGGACCTCAACTCGCCCGTGGTGAAGCAATAATGATGACGAGAAGGATCATCTTCGTTCTTGCCGTCCTGGCAGCGCTGATATCGACCGGCTGCAGCGACCAGAAAGCGCCTGTCGCGCAAACCCCGGAAGTGGTGCGCGGTCTCGCGATGTTGGAAGCGCAACGCAAGACAGTGCCGGACTTCGTCGAAGCGGTGGGCACCATCCGGGCGCTGCAAACCAGTCAACTCTCGGCGCAAGTCTCCGGCGCCATCGCATCCATCCGCGCGCAAGAGGGACAGCGGGTTCGACGGGGCGACGTGCTGGTCGTGCTCGATGACGCGCAGCAACGCGCGTCACTGGAACG harbors:
- a CDS encoding TolC family protein, which gives rise to MKPVTAISLIAALLAAFGLPLAAFAQTTLTLAQAVTTALEKNPARKAAGFEKNAATADIKLARSALFPQIKFTEAYERGNDPVFVFGGRLRQQRFSASDFALNRLNTPTPFGNFATRFSGGWQLFDSGVSWLRLRQARRMDGVAQRKLQRGDQELVMRVVKAYAGLLLAVKQQHVAEEALKTSQSILDRSRAQVQAGMAVESDLLSAQVNHAARQEELILARNAVALARAQLNLEMGISPDTPFEPADLLAEKPLPVASLDELEKRALEQRPDLRGLTMRQAVQADGVRAAKASFGPRLNVIADWQLDNPQFAGGGGNNWMAGFELQVDVFDGGAKRARLAREHALKSRIDALHEAAANDIRLEVRRAYLDFDTARQQVEVARAAAGQAQESLRIGQNRYEAGLSTITDLLRMQEAALRAQTDSWQSLYRLQTSYAGLELATGALDLNSPVVKQ